In a single window of the Terriglobus roseus genome:
- a CDS encoding ATPase domain-containing protein — translation MSSSFELKRLDTGINGLDDILSGGLPAGQMYLLEGDPGTGKTTLAMQFILEGTRRGEKCLYITLSEPRSELELSMRSHGWDPADLPIAEFVPEEASLSAEQQYTVFHPSEVELAGTVEKLVSTLDDLQPDRLVVDSLSELRLLASDSMRYRRQLLALKQYFAGKSTTVLLLDDLTGNGRDLQLHSIAHGVIRLEKISRSYGATRRQIEIVKLRGSGYREGFHDYVIQRGGVMIFPRLIAAEHSESFEGERIASGLTELDAMFGGGIARGSSTLFTGPPGSGKSTVAMQFAFAAAARGQRSIFYTFDEVLRTAKDRARALGMDIDRELERGTLSMSQVDPAELSPGEFIHQIRSDVDEKGTRVVVIDSLNGLMNSMPGERDLVMHLHELLAYLNQKGVVTLMVLAQQGLVGTMHAQVDVSYLADTVVLLRYFESKGAIRQVICVLKQRVGAHERTLRELVFGSNAIEVGEPLVNFQGILTGVPQMLGGTEAGVDENAPHPEGGATSMFGAFASHDAL, via the coding sequence ATGTCATCTTCGTTTGAGCTGAAGCGTCTGGATACCGGGATCAATGGGCTGGACGATATCCTGTCGGGCGGACTACCCGCGGGACAGATGTACCTTCTGGAAGGCGACCCTGGTACCGGCAAGACCACACTTGCCATGCAGTTCATTCTCGAGGGCACGCGGCGCGGCGAAAAGTGCCTGTACATCACGCTTTCGGAGCCACGTTCCGAACTCGAACTGTCGATGCGTTCGCACGGTTGGGATCCTGCCGACCTGCCCATTGCAGAGTTCGTGCCCGAAGAGGCGAGCCTCTCCGCCGAACAGCAGTACACCGTCTTCCACCCGAGCGAAGTGGAACTCGCTGGCACCGTTGAGAAGCTCGTTTCGACACTCGACGATCTGCAACCGGACCGGCTGGTCGTCGATTCGTTATCTGAGTTGCGGCTGCTTGCATCCGATAGCATGCGTTATCGTCGACAGCTACTCGCGCTCAAGCAGTATTTCGCGGGTAAATCGACCACAGTGTTATTGCTGGATGATTTGACAGGTAATGGTCGGGATCTGCAGTTGCATAGCATCGCACACGGCGTCATACGGCTGGAGAAGATCAGCCGGTCCTATGGCGCGACACGCAGACAGATCGAGATCGTAAAGCTGCGCGGATCAGGCTATCGCGAGGGCTTCCATGACTATGTGATCCAGCGTGGCGGTGTGATGATTTTCCCGAGGCTGATCGCAGCAGAGCACAGCGAGAGCTTCGAGGGGGAACGCATTGCCAGCGGCCTGACAGAGCTGGATGCAATGTTCGGCGGCGGGATAGCGCGCGGCTCGTCGACGCTATTCACGGGGCCGCCGGGTAGCGGCAAATCAACTGTTGCAATGCAGTTCGCCTTTGCGGCGGCAGCGCGCGGGCAGCGCTCCATTTTTTATACCTTCGACGAGGTGCTACGAACCGCAAAGGACCGCGCCAGAGCACTTGGCATGGACATTGACAGAGAGCTGGAGCGCGGCACCCTGTCGATGTCTCAGGTCGATCCGGCAGAGCTTTCGCCGGGTGAGTTCATTCACCAGATCCGATCGGACGTCGATGAGAAGGGAACGCGCGTGGTAGTCATCGACAGCCTGAATGGCTTGATGAACTCGATGCCCGGTGAGCGCGATCTTGTCATGCATCTTCACGAACTGCTTGCGTATCTGAACCAGAAGGGCGTCGTCACATTAATGGTGTTGGCGCAGCAGGGACTCGTGGGAACGATGCACGCGCAGGTGGATGTCAGCTATCTGGCCGATACGGTTGTGCTGCTTCGCTACTTCGAATCAAAGGGTGCCATCCGGCAGGTGATTTGCGTGTTGAAGCAGCGTGTAGGGGCTCATGAACGCACGTTGCGCGAGCTGGTCTTTGGATCGAACGCGATCGAAGTCGGGGAACCACTGGTCAACTTCCAGGGCATCCTTACAGGGGTGCCGCAAATGTTGGGAGGGACGGAGGCCGGTGTTGACGAGAACGCTCCTCACCCTGAAGGCGGAGCGACATCAATGTTCGGAGCCTTTGCCAGCCACGATGCCCTCTAG
- a CDS encoding UDP-glucose dehydrogenase family protein: MQKKVRITVVGSGYVGLVAAACFAEIGHDVICVDNDQSKIDALKGGACLIHEEFLPELLDRHRNGRLQFSANLAEATAGSDAIFIAVGTPQSDTGDADLSYVEAVASEIARHLTHYTVIVEKSTVPVYTNEWIRRTLERNGVARGLFDVVSNPEFLREGTAVRDFLHPDRIVVGSDRQEAAEVLSAIYAPLTDGSYFDGESAIPGPLNTNTPAPILHTSTKSAEIIKHASNAFLAMKISFINAVSNLCEAADANVEQVASGMGLDSRIGGRFLRPGIGYGGSCFPKDVAAFRSVADALGVDFSLLREVESINVEQQKRFLRKIRSALWTLRGKKLGVLGLAFKGGTDDIRDSPAIELIKLLIEEGCTICAFDPAGMERAQAMLPVSAKMRYAADAYEAAMEADALLILTDWDEFCDLDLNRIKLNLRYPTVLDGRNLFDPETVAAAGLTYVSVGRPTAHPVRELSSVKQTA; this comes from the coding sequence ATGCAGAAAAAGGTAAGGATTACAGTCGTTGGTTCGGGTTATGTCGGTCTTGTTGCTGCAGCTTGTTTTGCGGAGATTGGGCATGACGTCATCTGTGTCGACAATGATCAGTCCAAGATCGATGCCCTGAAGGGCGGCGCATGCCTGATTCATGAAGAATTCCTGCCGGAGTTGCTTGATCGCCATCGCAACGGCCGCCTGCAATTCAGCGCCAACCTGGCAGAAGCTACGGCGGGATCAGACGCTATTTTCATCGCAGTTGGTACGCCACAGTCCGACACCGGCGATGCTGATCTTTCGTACGTTGAGGCCGTTGCGAGCGAGATCGCACGCCACTTAACTCACTACACCGTGATTGTTGAGAAGAGCACGGTTCCGGTCTATACGAACGAGTGGATTCGTCGCACGCTTGAGCGCAACGGCGTTGCTCGCGGTCTGTTCGATGTCGTGTCGAACCCAGAATTTCTTCGTGAAGGAACAGCAGTCCGTGACTTCCTCCACCCGGATCGCATTGTTGTCGGATCAGACCGGCAGGAAGCCGCAGAGGTGCTTTCGGCGATCTATGCACCGCTGACAGATGGCAGCTATTTCGATGGCGAGAGCGCGATACCTGGCCCGCTCAATACGAACACCCCGGCCCCAATCCTTCACACGTCCACGAAGAGCGCAGAGATCATTAAGCACGCCTCCAACGCGTTTCTCGCAATGAAGATTTCTTTCATCAATGCGGTGTCAAACCTCTGCGAAGCAGCGGATGCGAATGTTGAACAGGTCGCCAGCGGCATGGGACTCGATAGCCGAATCGGCGGACGATTCCTACGCCCTGGTATCGGTTATGGTGGTTCCTGCTTCCCGAAGGATGTAGCCGCGTTCCGCTCCGTGGCAGACGCTCTTGGTGTTGACTTCTCCTTGCTGCGCGAGGTGGAAAGCATCAATGTTGAGCAGCAGAAGCGCTTCCTGCGCAAAATCCGTTCCGCGCTCTGGACTCTCCGCGGTAAGAAGCTGGGTGTGCTCGGCCTTGCCTTCAAGGGAGGAACAGATGACATCCGCGACAGTCCGGCGATCGAACTGATCAAGCTCCTGATCGAAGAGGGTTGCACCATCTGCGCGTTCGATCCGGCCGGTATGGAGCGTGCTCAGGCGATGCTGCCCGTATCAGCAAAGATGCGCTACGCAGCCGACGCCTACGAGGCAGCGATGGAAGCGGATGCGCTTCTCATCCTTACGGATTGGGATGAATTCTGCGACCTTGATCTCAACCGGATTAAGCTCAATCTGCGTTATCCTACGGTGCTCGATGGTCGCAATCTATTTGACCCGGAGACTGTTGCTGCAGCAGGCCTCACCTATGTCAGTGTGGGCCGACCCACTGCACACCCTGTCCGAGAACTGTCTTCGGTAAAGCAAACGGCTTAA
- a CDS encoding outer membrane protein codes for MKNGRDVGDSTLMLNCKFSLFKSDHSSMSHERLLAHMHTKRKVRACLLATLALFVMPKGFSQAIPTAVKNVPLSFFGGVSGVYTGLSGGKNLSITAGADLRLRDVFGLAPSIELRGTYPMVRGNVVGQKNVLAGLRVDRTFGRITPYGNILFGLGQMTYDPLRANPSATFAYAYSSSNVYSPGAGVEFEVTPAWGIKADGQFQRYSTPVNESGHIYAKSLTLGVVYHLFGGSGPR; via the coding sequence ATGAAGAATGGTCGCGATGTTGGAGACTCAACGCTGATGCTGAACTGCAAATTTTCTCTTTTCAAATCGGATCATTCATCCATGTCACACGAGCGGTTGCTTGCGCACATGCATACGAAGCGAAAGGTGCGGGCATGTTTGCTTGCCACACTCGCCCTATTCGTAATGCCGAAGGGTTTCAGTCAGGCCATTCCCACCGCCGTGAAGAACGTGCCGCTATCGTTTTTTGGTGGAGTCTCCGGAGTCTATACGGGGCTGTCAGGTGGCAAAAACCTGAGCATCACAGCAGGCGCCGATCTCAGGCTGCGTGACGTCTTTGGTCTTGCTCCCTCGATCGAGTTGCGCGGAACCTATCCCATGGTTCGCGGCAATGTGGTCGGGCAGAAAAATGTTCTTGCTGGTCTAAGAGTCGATCGAACATTCGGGCGTATTACACCATACGGCAACATACTCTTCGGCCTCGGTCAGATGACGTATGATCCGTTGCGTGCCAACCCATCGGCGACTTTTGCCTACGCTTACTCGTCATCGAATGTCTATTCCCCCGGGGCAGGTGTCGAATTCGAGGTGACTCCGGCCTGGGGAATTAAAGCAGACGGACAATTCCAGCGATATTCGACACCCGTGAATGAGTCTGGCCATATCTATGCTAAATCGCTTACGCTGGGCGTGGTTTATCACCTGTTCGGAGGAAGCGGCCCCCGGTAG
- a CDS encoding glycosyltransferase has product MIRVAIVHDNFAQMGGAERVTESIHRLFPEADLLTTLSIPERLSSYLLEAKPKNTWMQYLPFKKKLFRAYFLLYPFAVEQIDLREYDLVITSCFGYAKGVKRREGAVHICYCHNPMRWVWRSDKYITHTSRGSLGRLLLKIPLLMLKRWEQRAALRPDHYVTNSETVKVRLRRAFGVDALVIPPPVETGRFTISSEVEDYYLVVSRLVSYKRIDLAVKACTQKGERLIVIGSGPELERLRSMAGPSVSFAGQLSDQEVASYASRCKALLVPGEEDFGITPLEVNAAGRPVIAYAAGGALETVREGVNGIFFAEQTVASLRGALERCEGTEWDPHAIRAHAETYDTVVFHKRMLAMISECLSEHTASEVPLATT; this is encoded by the coding sequence TTGATCCGAGTCGCAATCGTCCATGACAACTTTGCGCAAATGGGTGGGGCGGAGCGTGTCACGGAGAGCATTCATCGACTTTTCCCCGAAGCGGACCTGCTGACCACGCTAAGTATTCCAGAGCGCCTTTCGTCCTACCTGTTGGAGGCGAAGCCCAAGAACACCTGGATGCAGTACTTACCGTTCAAAAAGAAGCTTTTTCGTGCCTATTTTCTCCTCTACCCTTTCGCCGTCGAGCAGATCGACCTGCGAGAGTACGACCTGGTGATCACGAGCTGTTTCGGATACGCCAAAGGCGTGAAAAGACGAGAGGGAGCTGTGCACATCTGCTACTGCCACAACCCGATGCGTTGGGTCTGGAGGTCGGACAAGTACATAACCCACACTAGCCGCGGCTCCTTGGGGCGTCTGCTCTTGAAGATTCCGCTCCTCATGCTGAAACGCTGGGAGCAGCGAGCCGCTTTGCGGCCGGACCACTACGTTACGAACTCTGAAACGGTAAAAGTGCGGCTCCGTCGCGCTTTCGGCGTGGACGCGTTGGTCATTCCTCCACCCGTCGAGACCGGGCGCTTTACGATCTCCAGCGAAGTCGAGGACTACTATCTCGTTGTGTCCCGTCTCGTGTCCTACAAGCGCATCGATCTGGCGGTGAAAGCGTGCACACAAAAGGGTGAACGCCTTATCGTCATCGGTTCAGGACCGGAACTGGAAAGACTTCGCTCTATGGCTGGTCCGTCCGTCAGTTTTGCAGGACAACTCTCTGACCAGGAGGTCGCGAGCTATGCAAGTCGTTGCAAGGCCTTGCTCGTTCCCGGTGAAGAGGATTTCGGAATCACACCGTTGGAAGTGAATGCGGCGGGTCGCCCGGTCATCGCATACGCAGCCGGGGGCGCACTGGAAACGGTTCGCGAAGGAGTAAACGGAATCTTCTTTGCAGAGCAAACCGTCGCATCTTTACGAGGAGCCCTGGAACGCTGCGAAGGAACAGAGTGGGATCCTCATGCGATCCGAGCTCACGCCGAGACGTACGACACCGTTGTATTTCATAAGAGGATGCTCGCGATGATCTCCGAGTGCCTGAGTGAACACACAGCGTCGGAAGTCCCTCTTGCGACCACCTAA
- a CDS encoding glycosyltransferase family 4 protein: protein MSFYSHTSSISGAEVVLLSVLDGLDRTRYEPLLIAPCGELANSAVRLNVKHLPFDELHARFTKNPFRLARYVFQAAIHIFELRALLKRRRPALLHANSIRAGMIASMAATGLNLRVIWHLHDILPDNAPGLAIRKLANSLSRTAYLAVSNATAAGFAFCREHHVVTRKIEVIYNSVDSKRFCPDADARLAIRQELGLTDDDVAVGAIAQITPRKRQLELLEVFAEDHAKVPNAILFFVGGGLFNLKNRQYEARLKARIDELRLGDRVRFLGKRSDIPSILNGLDIVVQNSDREPLGMAILEAMATAKPVISTSVDGTPEVIADGEDGFLVALDEPTQLMQRVKSLHDDPDMRRTFGMRGRAKVLTKFSPGEQASRLDSYYHALLAD from the coding sequence GTGAGCTTCTACAGTCACACCAGCAGCATCAGCGGTGCCGAAGTTGTCCTGCTTTCCGTTCTGGATGGACTGGATCGCACGCGCTACGAACCTTTGCTGATCGCCCCCTGCGGGGAACTGGCGAATTCAGCGGTGCGCCTGAATGTCAAGCATCTGCCCTTCGATGAATTGCATGCGCGGTTCACAAAGAACCCCTTCCGCTTGGCGCGGTATGTTTTTCAAGCAGCAATACACATCTTCGAACTGAGGGCTCTCTTGAAAAGGCGTCGCCCTGCGCTGCTCCATGCGAACAGCATTCGCGCAGGCATGATCGCGAGTATGGCCGCTACGGGCCTAAACCTTAGAGTGATCTGGCATCTTCACGACATTTTGCCAGACAATGCGCCCGGACTGGCGATCCGTAAACTAGCAAACTCTCTATCGAGAACGGCATATCTTGCAGTGTCGAATGCCACTGCGGCCGGGTTCGCGTTTTGTAGAGAGCACCATGTGGTCACCAGAAAGATCGAAGTGATCTACAACAGTGTGGACTCCAAACGATTTTGCCCAGACGCCGACGCTCGACTGGCGATACGCCAGGAACTTGGGCTCACGGATGACGACGTAGCCGTCGGCGCAATTGCACAGATCACGCCTAGGAAGCGGCAGTTGGAGCTTTTGGAAGTCTTCGCGGAAGATCATGCAAAGGTTCCAAACGCCATTTTGTTCTTTGTGGGCGGAGGCCTCTTCAATCTGAAAAACCGGCAATATGAGGCTCGCCTGAAGGCGAGAATCGACGAACTTCGACTGGGCGACCGAGTACGTTTTCTGGGCAAACGCTCCGACATACCATCGATCCTTAATGGATTGGATATCGTCGTTCAGAATTCGGATCGGGAGCCATTAGGGATGGCCATCCTTGAGGCGATGGCGACTGCCAAGCCTGTTATCAGTACAAGCGTGGACGGGACGCCAGAGGTCATTGCCGACGGGGAAGATGGATTTCTTGTCGCGTTGGATGAACCCACGCAGTTGATGCAGCGAGTCAAGAGTCTTCACGACGATCCTGACATGCGTCGGACATTCGGTATGCGTGGCAGGGCAAAGGTGCTGACCAAGTTCTCACCCGGCGAACAAGCCAGTCGCTTGGACTCCTATTACCACGCGCTGCTGGCCGATTGA
- a CDS encoding PAS domain-containing sensor histidine kinase, producing MSMVVRVIAPSGRDAELILALLTQHGIHSEACADPVQLLSRGYDVGPLLLAEESLTPSLIAALAHFVTTQPSWSDLPILILTTVGRDTERTRRLERERLPIGAPILLERPIRTATLLSSVQAAVRARSRQYQVRDTIAERDATAAKLRAEQETLRTVLDSMPVGVAVASATGEVILTNPMLAHILRHEQLPTPDFSAYSEWKTFHPDGRRVQSEEYPITRAIRTGDRVAGEDFLYRRGDGTNAWIRLSAAPIVDAEGVVSGGVTAVIDVDHERQAAETLRRSEERFRLLIDQASVGIVIGDLGGGLSYMNPTLLRALGYSQAEMEAGAIRWDELTPPEYAHLDEQAIHELQTVGVAQPYQKVYTARDGHPIPLLVGAVRIPSQGATGREEIAVFLTDLSSQKQAEAALIQSEKLAAVGRLAASISHEINNPLEAVTNLLYLAQTEQTTDSGRQYIEQASQELARVSQIAGQTLRFHRQSTRPRSVTPRELIEPVLALYEGRLRNARVLAVTEHRGDIAFVCYEGDIRQVLNNLVGNAIDAMRGDGKLRVRSRAATDQRTGRPGVRITIADTGAGMSQATLQRIFEPFYTTKGIHGTGLGLWISHGIVEKHHGSLRARSRESAGSSGTVFTLFLPLEPGIEVQQN from the coding sequence ATGAGCATGGTGGTGCGAGTGATCGCACCCAGCGGCCGCGATGCGGAGTTGATTCTTGCTCTGCTGACGCAGCACGGGATTCATTCCGAGGCTTGCGCAGACCCTGTGCAACTGCTGAGTCGCGGGTATGACGTGGGTCCGTTGCTGTTGGCGGAGGAGTCGCTGACCCCCTCCTTGATTGCAGCCCTTGCCCATTTCGTGACAACGCAGCCTTCGTGGTCTGACCTGCCGATCTTAATCCTGACAACGGTTGGTCGAGACACCGAGCGGACGCGCCGGCTCGAACGCGAGCGTCTGCCGATCGGCGCTCCCATCCTGCTGGAGCGCCCCATTCGAACAGCAACCTTGCTCAGCAGTGTGCAGGCAGCGGTCCGCGCGCGCAGCCGACAATATCAAGTGCGCGACACCATCGCAGAGCGCGATGCAACTGCGGCCAAGTTGCGTGCCGAACAAGAGACCTTGCGCACCGTGCTCGACAGCATGCCCGTTGGCGTAGCTGTTGCGAGCGCCACGGGCGAAGTCATCCTGACGAATCCCATGCTGGCACACATCCTGCGGCACGAACAGCTACCGACACCTGATTTCTCGGCATACAGCGAGTGGAAGACATTTCATCCGGATGGTCGACGAGTTCAATCGGAGGAGTATCCCATCACGCGTGCCATCCGGACGGGCGATCGCGTTGCTGGCGAAGATTTTCTCTACCGCCGCGGTGACGGGACCAATGCGTGGATACGTCTCTCTGCTGCTCCGATTGTCGATGCCGAAGGAGTCGTGTCGGGCGGAGTGACAGCGGTCATCGACGTGGATCATGAGCGGCAGGCAGCGGAAACATTGCGCCGCAGCGAAGAACGCTTCCGCCTGCTGATTGACCAGGCCAGTGTTGGAATCGTCATCGGCGACCTCGGTGGCGGCCTTTCTTACATGAATCCTACCTTGCTTCGCGCGCTCGGTTACAGCCAGGCGGAGATGGAGGCAGGAGCCATCCGATGGGACGAACTGACACCGCCGGAGTATGCGCACCTCGACGAGCAAGCAATCCATGAACTTCAAACCGTGGGCGTTGCGCAGCCGTATCAGAAGGTCTATACCGCCCGTGATGGCCATCCCATCCCGCTGCTGGTCGGCGCTGTTCGCATCCCGTCTCAGGGAGCGACGGGACGCGAGGAAATCGCGGTCTTCCTGACGGACCTAAGTTCGCAGAAGCAAGCTGAGGCGGCGTTAATTCAAAGTGAGAAACTGGCAGCGGTCGGCCGGCTCGCTGCTTCAATCTCCCACGAGATCAACAACCCGTTGGAAGCTGTAACGAACCTGCTTTACCTGGCGCAGACTGAGCAGACAACGGATAGCGGACGTCAATACATTGAGCAGGCATCCCAGGAGCTTGCCCGTGTGTCGCAGATCGCGGGTCAGACACTGCGCTTTCATCGGCAGTCGACACGGCCCCGCTCTGTGACACCGCGCGAATTGATAGAACCTGTCCTGGCACTTTATGAGGGGCGACTGCGAAATGCGCGCGTGCTTGCGGTAACGGAGCACCGTGGGGACATAGCGTTTGTCTGTTATGAAGGGGACATCCGACAGGTCCTGAACAACCTCGTCGGGAATGCCATCGATGCGATGCGCGGCGATGGAAAACTGCGAGTTCGAAGCCGCGCCGCTACCGATCAGCGCACCGGACGACCAGGCGTGCGGATCACGATTGCCGACACGGGCGCGGGGATGTCACAGGCAACGTTGCAGCGAATTTTCGAGCCTTTTTACACCACGAAGGGAATTCACGGCACCGGGCTTGGCTTATGGATCTCACACGGCATCGTCGAGAAGCATCACGGATCCCTCCGGGCTCGTAGTCGAGAATCTGCAGGCTCATCCGGAACCGTATTCACCCTATTCCTTCCGCTTGAACCCGGAATTGAGGTTCAGCAAAATTAG